A region of Elusimicrobiota bacterium DNA encodes the following proteins:
- the radA_2 gene encoding DNA repair protein RadA — translation MPSWRSWCANCLQPIQAVPAAAASAAARNPPPITAAAAALTQPIRHLATGLFDNLLAGGPPFGGVILLAGEPGAGKSTLAQQWCAAAAASGRTSLYITGEQMAGHAAASIGRVAAGAPLEKILILAGPHHQVAAEAIPAAPAAALVIIDSLQAVGSFYHGPGSPGALAAVTRAAIATAGGGAAVVLVSQIERQGGVRGGRGAEHLVDGVLFIRAPRPGAPGRELILHKYRFGPTNRAQARMTAAGLVEVRE, via the coding sequence ATGCCCTCCTGGCGCTCCTGGTGCGCAAATTGTCTCCAACCCATCCAGGCCGTTCCCGCCGCCGCCGCCAGCGCCGCCGCCCGCAACCCGCCGCCCATCACCGCCGCCGCCGCCGCTCTTACCCAACCCATCCGCCATTTAGCCACCGGGCTGTTCGATAATCTGCTAGCCGGCGGACCTCCCTTCGGCGGCGTGATATTGCTGGCCGGCGAACCCGGCGCCGGCAAATCAACCCTCGCCCAACAATGGTGCGCCGCCGCCGCCGCCAGCGGCAGGACCTCTCTGTACATCACCGGCGAGCAAATGGCTGGCCACGCCGCCGCTTCCATCGGCCGCGTCGCCGCCGGCGCTCCCCTGGAAAAAATCCTGATCCTCGCCGGCCCACACCACCAGGTGGCTGCCGAGGCCATCCCAGCCGCGCCAGCGGCGGCGCTGGTGATTATTGATTCGTTGCAGGCCGTCGGCTCGTTTTACCACGGCCCGGGCTCTCCCGGCGCCCTCGCCGCCGTCACCCGCGCCGCCATCGCCACCGCCGGCGGCGGCGCCGCCGTGGTCCTGGTTTCACAAATCGAGCGCCAGGGCGGCGTGCGCGGCGGCCGCGGCGCCGAGCACCTGGTGGACGGCGTGCTGTTCATCCGGGCGCCGCGCCCAGGCGCGCCAGGGCGGGAACTGATCCTGCACAAATACCGTTTCGGGCCCACAAACCGGGCCCAGGCCCGCATGACCGCCGCCGGCCTGGTCGAAGTCCGGGAATAA